The Bifidobacterium animalis subsp. animalis ATCC 25527 genomic interval CCTGTGCATCGCTGCGACGCCACGAAGTCATGGGTTCGTAGTTCTCGGCATTTTGTGGCTTAAGTCGGTCGCCGTTGCAAATCAGCACGCCATTCACCGTCTCGCCATCATGAGATAGGAGAATTCGTCTGGACTGCCAGGTGTACAACGTCGCGGGTCCATGGAAGTAGCGAGGCACACCCGTGCTTTCCGCCGGCTGATCATAACCGTCCTGGGCGCACTGCGTAAGTGGCGGGCGTTCCCATATGGGAGTATCGGTGGTCCAATCTACATCCATATGCCCCGCACTAATCGCGTGCCTACTCACATAATTGAGCATGAGCGTGGTCCACAAGTCATTGCCCTCACAGATATAACCGCCAAGATGCCCGCTCCATGCGACTCCGATTGGGTACCCTTTTCCGCCTTTCACTCGTGGATCGCCCACGGCACCGGATTTGATGCCCGATGGGTCGAACGCTTGCACAGTGACGAGCCAGCGAGCAGCCTCCGCCGCCGACATCGTTTGAAGGGACTCACCACCTCGAATGGTGAACAGGCGATCTCCAGCGGGGACGTCGAGAATAATGCGTTCCAAGCCGGAAACCTCATGCTTCGCGGTATGCAGTCCCGCGACCTGATAGAACGGCTGTTTCGCATCGAACAGGTCGAAACGATCATGATAGGCATCGCAATACTGTTCAATGCGATGCCATACATCCTCATCTTCCGGCCCTCGTTCATACAACCCCCACCAGGCATCTTCATTGAAATCATTCCCCAAAGAGCCATAGACAATCGCCTCCAGAAGTCGAACCAACGCAAATTGCTGTATGGTGTTGTCGCCGGTAAGACACTCGATGTCCTTCGCACGCCTCAACGTCTCTTTGATGGACAGCTCGAGAACGGCGCCATTCTGTTTCATGATGACCTGCAGCCATTGCCTATCCATCAAATTGAATGACGTGTTGTCATTTCCTATTGACATGGGCTTCCCATCCTTTCTGTGGTGAGTAACGAATCCTCAATTCTCGGCATATCTTGTTCCCTTTCCTGTCACTGGTCTTCACTTGGAGCGTCGTCTCTCCATTGTGGTCAAGAATCAATGGAAGTTGCCCGCTCAACAGTCGCTCCTGCTGCATGAGGACATGCCATGTCGCAGGTGTCGCAAATTCAATTGCATTGATCACGGCGTCCAGATTCAAATAGGACACAGAACTACTTCCAAGTGAGATGGTGCATGCCAGCACCGCTTGCACTTGGTCAGGGGTTGGTGCGTCAAAACCTTGTGGCAACCTGCGCGGCGCGGCAGTCGACACCCATTCCGGAATCATCAATGTTCCATCCGCATCCTGTTGCAGCACTATGACTTCGAAGGAATCGTCACCATCGCGTACGGCCGCCCTGGCCTGTCTCGACATCCCGTCTCCAGCGCCTTCCACATCGGATATGCATGTGGTAAGCCAGTCGTCCAACGCAAATGGATGGCGCGTGTTGCGCTGCGGTGCCATCAAGCTGAATACACGTGCTTTACTACGACTGTCTGCCAAATGTTCCATAAGTGCTGCATGTGCTTCAATCTCCACCTCGCGCCATTCCGCTCGGCACCGGAGGGTGCCGTCCTCATAGACGGACTGCACGAGCCTTGAAATATCACCCGGAAGATTCACAGTACTGGCTCGATCAGGCTCGATGCCGAGCATCGCCAATGTGCGCAGCAGGAAGAATGGTTGGTACACACGAGTGATCCCTGCGGAAAAGCCAGGAGCGGCATCCCTGTTCCATGTGACCCCGGTGATGTACATCCGCGCTTGCCGGAGTGGCTCAGGTCGTTCGGATTCCCCTTCACCCCGACGATGACGGTGCAAGCGCCCCGCACGTTGCAGGATGAGATCCGCAGGAGCGACATCGGTGATCATCATGTCGAAATCGACATCGAGTGACTGCTCCACCACTTGTGTTGCCACAACAATCCCTTGCCGCATCTCCGATGTACTGGATTTACCGAATCGGAGGAGAAGATTCTGATCGATGTCCGACCTATCACATGCCAGAAAACGGGCATGGTCCAACAGCACATCCATGTGGCTTCCGAATTCCTTCTGGAGGAGATCGAATGTGTGCTGTGCTCGAGATACCGTGTTCCTAATGACCACCGCGCAACCGCTTTCGTGCAGTTGCTTGCGCAATAATGCAACCAATGCTTCATCGGAATCATCGATAAGGCTCATTTGCACGTCTATCGCACGCCCGGAAGCAGCAGGACTGACTGATCGGGGAATGCCATCGCCCTCAACCAAGCTGATGAGAGGGTATCGCAGATCCAATGGTTTTGCGGCCGAAGGCTTCTCTCCGCTTCCAGCAGAAGGTTTAGTCAATTGGTTGGGCAACGAATGCCGCATAGGCAATGACCATGCACGTGATTTGTTCTGTGTCTGCTCCTTTTCGATTTGTGTGGCAATCGCCTTATCGCCCTCCAAAGCCTGAAGGAAATGGGCACCAGCTTTATACGCCCGCAAGAAGGCCTCGCGCCTATCCTGCGGAAGTGTGGCACTGAGCATGATGACCGGTACCTCATATGCCCCAAGCCACGAAAGTGCATTCTCCATATACACGTTCATATAAGCGGTGTTGGAATGGACCTCATCGAGAATAACCACTTTCCCACTAAGCGCCAAGTGACGAAGCACCACATGCTTGCTCTGAAGAGCGGCCATAAGCACCTGATCGATTGTGCCAATCACAAAGTCGGAAAGATTTCCACGTTTGGGGCCGGTCAGCCAAGAATTGACCACCGCCTGCACGGCACCTCGTTCGCGGGGCGAATCTTGCGAATATTCGTCATCCACATAACCAAATGATGTATGCGAAAAGATCTTATCCCGAATTGCCGGATCATCAAACCATTCCTCGCGCAGCCGCACATATTCCGGATTCTGATCATGCTTGGCCTGCGCCAGAAACACGGAACCCAATTCCATGCCGTGTTGGGCGGGAAGATGTCCAATCCACTGGAGAGCGCGATGAAACATGGCATTCACCGTTGCTCGTGTGGGCAGCGCATAATAAATGCCTCCACAATGGAATCGCGAAGCCAGAATTTCCGCAGCGGTCAACGCCGCCTCAGTCTTCCCCTCGCCCATATTCGCTTCGATGATCATAAGCCCCGGCTTTTCCATCGTCGAGGCGAGATCAACCGCTTCACGTTGCATCGGCCTCAGTCGGGCACCAGAAAGGTCGAACCGTGAAGCAAACAAATCGTCGGGAGATAGACCCGATGTATCAGCTTCCCATGGGCGCGGCAACGCCAGAAGCCGCCATGCTCGTCGAGAACGGCGATGCGAGTCATAACCAAGCTCGTCCGCTTCGCCATCATTCAGTGGGAAAAGTCTGGAGTCGCTTGCAATCCAGTCCGATTCAATCACCATGCCCGTAAGCAATGCTTGGGAACGGCTACGAATTGGCCGGTTGTTCAATCGGTCAATCGTCGACTGAAAATCGGTCACACCCGCAGCCCAATCGACGAGCTCCATCCTGACCGCCTCCCAATCCGCGTCACCGACATAGGTCGTCGCATCATAGCTGTTGAGCAGCCGCTTCTTCTCATCGGTAATGCAGGTTCCATGATGCCCGGCAACGATTGACGCCAATCCATGCGCCAACGACCCTACCTGAGTGTTCAGCTTCTGTCGTGAGGCCCATCGTAGTAATGCCTTATACCCCACCAGCTCGTGCCGATATTGCGAGCGCTCCTTGGTATGGGCAATACCGCTAGGAATGTGCAGACCACTTTCGCGAACGCGATCTGCAAAATAATCATTCTGCACTTCAAAGGCTGGCGACGCCTTGCCTACATCATGCACCATCGCAAGGAAGGTAAGGACGCTTACGGCATTCGTCTCGCCACCCAGATCCTCACACAACAATTTTTTATCCTTCTCGGGAATGGCATATTTCCACAACAGTTCCGATATGGCGGCCGTATCCCTCATATGCTGCCACAGCCGCAGATAGCGGTGGTCATTGAGATCTGCCGAGAATGCCGTTTTCGCCCAAACGCAAAGCGCACGTGCCGATAAATCAGGTCGACCGTAACAGTCTCTCATGCACACCCCCTTCGCGATGTCCAACGCCATTCCAAGTACCAAAACTTCGATCTAGAATGGTTGTAGGTCATTCAGTGATTCAAATTGCTTTCACATTACTACCTTTCCAAATGAAAAGCAAATCTATTCCCCTCATCTCCTTACCCCCGCTCATGCGGGGCAAATTACCGCTCTCAATATCGAGAGCACATCACTACCGGATCATTCTCGCTCATGCAAGACAAACCCAGACCGAGTTCGATCACCCGCTGATGTGCGGATGAAATGATGGGAATGGTTCTTACCGGCGAAATTCATATTACCAATACTGGTAATATCATGTGTAATCGATTCAGCAGACTCCGCAGATTTGCGACAGGCTCCGATAGCTCCTTGCGTAAAAAGAGACACCATTAGCGGCTTACTCGTCTCCAATTACGCAAAAGAGGCTGGAGCTACAGCCGCGCCACCTGCACACCCTGCGTGTCCACGTTGAGGTGGAGCACACGCCAGTGGCCGGATGCGAGCTGGGCGGCGGCAATCTGGTTCAGGTCGTCCGAGGCGTCGCCGTTATGCAGCACGCAGACGCACGGGCCGGCACCCGATACGGCGGCCGCATACCCGTGTTCGCGCAGTAGGTCGATGAGTTCGGCAGACGGCTTCATGAGCGGCGCGCGATAGCTCTGGTGGAGCTTGTCTTGCGTGGCGGTGAACAGCAGTTCGTTCGGGTCCTGCTCCCCTGCCAACGCGGACGGATTCATGGCTCCGATCAGCAATCCCATGCGAGACACGTTGAACACGGCGTCCGCGAACGGCACCGTGTTCAGCAATGCGGCGCGGGCCTGCGCGGTGGAGAGTTCGTAATCCGGAACGAAAATTGAGGCGTGCACACCGGCGTCGACGAGGTAGTTCACCGAGCGGAAGCCGGTGTTCACCACCTCGCCCTGCACGATCTCGCTTTGCCCATCTTCGGTCCACGAGACGGTCATGCCGCCGTACACCGCGGGCGCCACGTTGTCGGGGTGTCCTTCGAGATCCGCCGCGTATTGGAAGATGAGATCACGGTCGAGCTCTCCTTCGTGCGAGAACGCGTAGGCGGCGGAGATGCCGGCCACGATCGCCTCGGCGGACGAGCCCATGCCGCGCGCCTGCGGAATGTTGTTGTGCGCCTCCATGATGAACCCGCATTTGCTCAGACCAAAGCGCGAACATGCGCGGCGGAACGTGGAGACCACCAGGTGAGACTCGTCGCGCGGCAGCGTGTTCTCGCCTTCGCCGGTGATGAGAATCTGTGCCGCCATGTTGAGCGGATCGGAACTGAGCGTGAACTCGAGCTCGTCATGGTAATCCAAGGCAAGTCCCACAGTGTCGAAACCGGAGCCGAGATTGGCGCTGGTCGCCGGCACGCGAACGTGGACTTTACGAGTCACCGGATCCATTTTCCACTTCCTACTCTGACGGTCAGGGCAATACGAATTGCCGGTCTATGTATAACAGATTATCAGTCGAGCACGCGAATGATCGACGGGTCGCCGGTCACCGAGTCAAGCTGGCACACCGCGTCGACCGCCTCGCGCAGCGTCGTCTCGTCGGTCATATGCGTGACCAGGCGCAGCTGCTGGATCTCGCCGTCATAGCCCGGTTCGGTCGCCGTGGGCTTGAGGTCCTGGTTCACGCCGTTGATCGAGATGCCGCGGTCTGCGAACTCCTTCGCCACCTGCAACAGCACGCCCGGCTTGTCGTGAATGAGGAAGCGCACGGCGAAGCTCGCCTTGGCTGAGCTGAGCGGCGCGATCGGGTAGTCGTTGTACATGCGGATCGCCGGACCGGTGCAACCGGAGGCGATGTGACGCGCGACGGTGACGATGTCGCCGACGACTGCGGAAGCGGTAGGGGCGCCGCCGGCACCGCGGCCGTAGAACATGAGGTCATCGGCATACTCGGCGCGCAGGAAGACCGCGTTGAACGAGCCATGTACCGACGCCAGCGGGTGCTCGTTGCGAATGAGCGCAGGGTAAACGCGTGCGGAGACGCCGTCTTCGGTGTGATCGACCACGGCGAGCAGCTTCACCACCTTGCCTTCCGCGGTGGCGGCGGCAATGTCGTCGGCGGTGATGTGCGTGATGCCTTCCACGGTTACGTCGTCGATGCCGACGTTCGTGTGGAAGCCGAGCGTGGCCATGATCGCAGCCTTGTTCGCGGCGTCATACCCCTCGATGTCACCGGTCGGGTCGGCCTCGGCATAGCCCTTCTCCTGGGCCTCCTTGAGTGCGACGTCGAAATCGAGGCCCTTGGTGGTCATCTCGTCGAGAATGTAGTTCGTCGTGCCGTTGACAATGCCGAGCATGCTCTTCACCTGGTCGCCCACGAGCGACTCGCGCAGCGGGCGCACGATCGGGATCGCGCCGCCGACTGCCGCCTCGAAGTAGATATCCGCATGGTTGTCTTCGGCCGCCTTATACAGTTCCGGGCCGTACTTCGCGAGCAGCGCCTTGTTCGCGGTGACCACAGACGCGCCGTTGTTGAGCGCCTCCAGCACGAAGGTGCGCGCGACGCCGGTGCCGCCGATGAGCTCGACCACAATGTCCGCGTTCTTCACCACCGACATCGTGTCGCTGGTGAGCAGCGACTTGTCGATCCACGGGAAGTCCACCTCGTTCGGGTCCAGGCAGGCGATGCCGGAGATTTCGATGGGACGGCCAATGCGCTGCTCAAGCTCGTCCTTCTGCTCGACCAGGATGCGCGCCGTCTGCGAGCCAACGGTGCCGGCTCCAAGTAGGCCTACGCGGATCGGGGCGTTCTGTTCTGCCATGGGAATCCTTTCATGCGGTGCACACTGCGTGTTCACGGGTTTGCTTAGGTCATTGTACGTGGAGGTGTATAGCCGCGTACGCAGTCGCTCTGTCTGTGGAATCGAAATCCGCCGCTCTTTGCGTGATCTGCGTAAGAAGAGACAGATAGCACCAAAATTTGTCCCAAATTACGCAAAGGGATAGCAGAGGGATAGCAGCAGAGGGATAGCAGAGGGATATAGGCAACACCTTTCGGCGCACATCCTTCTTTTGCGTAAAAGGGGACGGAAAGCGGGGCGGAATTGTCCCCGATTACGCAGGTGGCAGGTGTTTGCCATTCACTCACTCACGTCGAGCGCGAGCAGGTCGTCGATCGTCTGCCGACGCATCATCACATGCGCGCCATGCCCGTCAATGCCGACGACGGCCGGGATGAGCGCCATGTTGTAGTTGCTCGCCATCGAACGGCCGTAGGCGCCGGTGACCGGCACGGCCAGGATGTCGCCGCGGTGCACGTCGGCAGGAAGATTCGCCTCATTCACCACAATGTCGCCGGACTCGCAGTGGATGCCGACGACGCGCGAGAGCTTCGCCGGTTCAGCGGACTCGCGATTGGCAAGAATCGCGGTGTATTTCGCGTCGTAGAGCGCCGGGCGAATGTTGTCGCTCATGCCGCCGTCCACCGAGATGTACGCGCGTTCGCGAATCTGCTCGCCCGCGTTGTTCGTGAAGCCGTCGCCAAGCTGCACGGTCTTCACGGTGCCCACACGGTAGAGCGTCACGCCGGCGGGGGCGACGATCCAGCGGCCCGGCTCGAACGAGATGATCGGCGCGGGCATGCCGAGCAAGCGGTTCGTCTTCGACACGGCGTCGGCGAGACGGCCGAGTTCGCGGTCCACGTCCATACGGTCCTCGTCGTCGGTGTAGGCGACCGAATAGCCACCGCCGAGATCGACCTCGGGGAGCGTGTAGGCATTCGTCGCATAGAACGTCTTGCGCAGCAGCATCATGCGCTTGGCCGCCTGAATGAACGCCTCGGCGTCGTGAATATTCGAGCCGATATGCGAGTGCACGCCCACGAGTTCCAGATTGCCGTACTTGGCGATCTCACGCAACACGGCGATGGCCGGCCCGTTGGCCACGAGCTCCATCGCGGCGGCAAGCAGGCGATCACCCTCGGTCACGTCGGCGGCGTTTAGATCGTACGGGTAACGCACGTCGTACCGCAGCTGCCTGTCTGCCTGCTGCTTCGTCTCGCCGCCCTGCTCGAGCTCGGTCTCGTGCACGAGCGCGTTCGTGGCCGCCGGGGAGACGTCCTGCAGCTGGTCAATGTTGTCGACGATCTCGGTGTCGGCACCTGCAGGCAGCAGTGCGACGCCGAATTTCTGGTCCTCGTGCGCGGTGGAGACGTATTCGTGGCCGCCGGCGTGAATGCCGGAGGTCACGCGCAGCATCACGCGGGCGCGCTTGCCGAGCCGTTCCGCAATCGCGGCGATGCGTGCGGGCTCGTCCGGCGAATCGATCACGATTTTCGAGAAGCCCTCGGCAATGGCGAGTTCGATCTCCTCATCGCTCTTGTTGTTGCCGTGCAGCACCAGTCGGCGACCGGGAACGCCGGCGGCGAGCGCGATCTTCATCTCGCCGAGCGTGCAGGTGTCGACGAACATGCCTTCCTCGGTCACAATGCGCGCCATTTCCTTCGAGAGGAACGCCTTGGCGGCATAGCTCACATGCGTGGTGTTGTTCGTGAACGCGTGTGCGGCGGCCTTCACGAAGTGGCTGGCGCGGGCACGCACCTCGTCGAGATCCAGCACGTACAGGGGCGAGCCGAATTCGTCGAGCAGGGTGCTGGCGGTGATGCCGTGGAACGTGAGCTCGCCGTTGGAATTCCTGGCCGTGTCTGCCGGCCAGATTGGACTGATGGCCATATTCATCTCCTCATCTCGTTTGCGGTATCTTCTTCGTTCCGTCCCCCGCTCTTCCCCTCTCCCCCCTTTGCGTAAAAAGAGACATCCGCTAGCTCGAATATGTCTCTTTTTACGCAAAGGCAACAAAGCACCGAGGCCACAAAGGCAGAGAAGGCGGAGAGGAAGCCAGAAGGACCGCACGCCGGAAAGCGGACTTACATCTTGTCGGGGGCGGTCACGCCGAGCAGGTCGAGGCCTTCTGCGATCACGGTCTGCACGGCGTCGTTGAGCTTCAGTCGGGCGGCCGCGCGCGCGGGCTCCGGGTTCTTCGCGATGCGGGTGCGTTCGCGGGTCTGCTCATCGGCGCGCTCCTCCGCTTCGGTGAGCGGCATCGACACCACGCGCTCGACGTTGTACCACTTGTGGTATGCGGCGGCGAGGTCTTCCAGGTAGTGGGCGATGCGATGCGGCGCGCGCAGGTCGCCGGCGAGCGTGAGCAGTGCGGGCCACTGCGCGAGTGCGGCGATCACCTCGCCGTCCGCCTCGGTATCGAGCAGCGAGAGATCGGCGTCGGCGGCATTGATCTGCGCGGCCTCGGCATTGCGGTCGACGTTGCACGAGCGGGCGTGCGCATACTGCACGTAGTACACCGGATTGTCGTTCGAATGCGAGGCGAGCAGATTGAGGTCGATGTCGACCGGCGAATTGTAATCAGTGCGGGCCAGCGAATAGCGGGAGGCGTCCACGCCAATCGCGTCGATGAGGTCGTCGATCGTCACGATGTTGCCCGCGCGCTTGCTCATGCGCACCGGCTTGCCGTCTTTCATCACGTTGACCATCTGGCCGATGAGAATCTGCATGTTCTCGCCCGGTTCGTCTCCGAACGCGGCGCACATGGCCATCATGCGGCCGATGTACCCGTGGTGGTCGGCGCCGAGCATGTAGATCGCGACGTCGGCC includes:
- a CDS encoding CRISPR-associated helicase/endonuclease Cas3; this translates as MALDIAKGVCMRDCYGRPDLSARALCVWAKTAFSADLNDHRYLRLWQHMRDTAAISELLWKYAIPEKDKKLLCEDLGGETNAVSVLTFLAMVHDVGKASPAFEVQNDYFADRVRESGLHIPSGIAHTKERSQYRHELVGYKALLRWASRQKLNTQVGSLAHGLASIVAGHHGTCITDEKKRLLNSYDATTYVGDADWEAVRMELVDWAAGVTDFQSTIDRLNNRPIRSRSQALLTGMVIESDWIASDSRLFPLNDGEADELGYDSHRRSRRAWRLLALPRPWEADTSGLSPDDLFASRFDLSGARLRPMQREAVDLASTMEKPGLMIIEANMGEGKTEAALTAAEILASRFHCGGIYYALPTRATVNAMFHRALQWIGHLPAQHGMELGSVFLAQAKHDQNPEYVRLREEWFDDPAIRDKIFSHTSFGYVDDEYSQDSPRERGAVQAVVNSWLTGPKRGNLSDFVIGTIDQVLMAALQSKHVVLRHLALSGKVVILDEVHSNTAYMNVYMENALSWLGAYEVPVIMLSATLPQDRREAFLRAYKAGAHFLQALEGDKAIATQIEKEQTQNKSRAWSLPMRHSLPNQLTKPSAGSGEKPSAAKPLDLRYPLISLVEGDGIPRSVSPAASGRAIDVQMSLIDDSDEALVALLRKQLHESGCAVVIRNTVSRAQHTFDLLQKEFGSHMDVLLDHARFLACDRSDIDQNLLLRFGKSSTSEMRQGIVVATQVVEQSLDVDFDMMITDVAPADLILQRAGRLHRHRRGEGESERPEPLRQARMYITGVTWNRDAAPGFSAGITRVYQPFFLLRTLAMLGIEPDRASTVNLPGDISRLVQSVYEDGTLRCRAEWREVEIEAHAALMEHLADSRSKARVFSLMAPQRNTRHPFALDDWLTTCISDVEGAGDGMSRQARAAVRDGDDSFEVIVLQQDADGTLMIPEWVSTAAPRRLPQGFDAPTPDQVQAVLACTISLGSSSVSYLNLDAVINAIEFATPATWHVLMQQERLLSGQLPLILDHNGETTLQVKTSDRKGNKICRELRIRYSPQKGWEAHVNRK
- the casA gene encoding type I-E CRISPR-associated protein Cse1/CasA: MSIGNDNTSFNLMDRQWLQVIMKQNGAVLELSIKETLRRAKDIECLTGDNTIQQFALVRLLEAIVYGSLGNDFNEDAWWGLYERGPEDEDVWHRIEQYCDAYHDRFDLFDAKQPFYQVAGLHTAKHEVSGLERIILDVPAGDRLFTIRGGESLQTMSAAEAARWLVTVQAFDPSGIKSGAVGDPRVKGGKGYPIGVAWSGHLGGYICEGNDLWTTLMLNYVSRHAISAGHMDVDWTTDTPIWERPPLTQCAQDGYDQPAESTGVPRYFHGPATLYTWQSRRILLSHDGETVNGVLICNGDRLKPQNAENYEPMTSWRRSDAQEKKLKIPVVYMPRKHDPSRALWRNLPTITVADAYDVASVPERLRPLTFNWLQQLQLGTSLDMPIRIHAYGVEYGNQEAVIDTIVDDKLDLNLSVLTSKNPQVGDAIAKAVNIVDAGIRELAGFAGNLAKAAGRPEETPRAHAHELAYSQFDYAFRQWIATVTEETIDEDIARWKKTAKSLLYRLCDDLSQQASPQAIVGREISSRNPKTGETTSRHYDAAVAQIWFRAKINTIIPKEGE
- a CDS encoding homoserine dehydrogenase, which encodes MAEQNAPIRVGLLGAGTVGSQTARILVEQKDELEQRIGRPIEISGIACLDPNEVDFPWIDKSLLTSDTMSVVKNADIVVELIGGTGVARTFVLEALNNGASVVTANKALLAKYGPELYKAAEDNHADIYFEAAVGGAIPIVRPLRESLVGDQVKSMLGIVNGTTNYILDEMTTKGLDFDVALKEAQEKGYAEADPTGDIEGYDAANKAAIMATLGFHTNVGIDDVTVEGITHITADDIAAATAEGKVVKLLAVVDHTEDGVSARVYPALIRNEHPLASVHGSFNAVFLRAEYADDLMFYGRGAGGAPTASAVVGDIVTVARHIASGCTGPAIRMYNDYPIAPLSSAKASFAVRFLIHDKPGVLLQVAKEFADRGISINGVNQDLKPTATEPGYDGEIQQLRLVTHMTDETTLREAVDAVCQLDSVTGDPSIIRVLD
- a CDS encoding diaminopimelate decarboxylase family protein: MAISPIWPADTARNSNGELTFHGITASTLLDEFGSPLYVLDLDEVRARASHFVKAAAHAFTNNTTHVSYAAKAFLSKEMARIVTEEGMFVDTCTLGEMKIALAAGVPGRRLVLHGNNKSDEEIELAIAEGFSKIVIDSPDEPARIAAIAERLGKRARVMLRVTSGIHAGGHEYVSTAHEDQKFGVALLPAGADTEIVDNIDQLQDVSPAATNALVHETELEQGGETKQQADRQLRYDVRYPYDLNAADVTEGDRLLAAAMELVANGPAIAVLREIAKYGNLELVGVHSHIGSNIHDAEAFIQAAKRMMLLRKTFYATNAYTLPEVDLGGGYSVAYTDDEDRMDVDRELGRLADAVSKTNRLLGMPAPIISFEPGRWIVAPAGVTLYRVGTVKTVQLGDGFTNNAGEQIRERAYISVDGGMSDNIRPALYDAKYTAILANRESAEPAKLSRVVGIHCESGDIVVNEANLPADVHRGDILAVPVTGAYGRSMASNYNMALIPAVVGIDGHGAHVMMRRQTIDDLLALDVSE
- the thrB gene encoding homoserine kinase yields the protein MDPVTRKVHVRVPATSANLGSGFDTVGLALDYHDELEFTLSSDPLNMAAQILITGEGENTLPRDESHLVVSTFRRACSRFGLSKCGFIMEAHNNIPQARGMGSSAEAIVAGISAAYAFSHEGELDRDLIFQYAADLEGHPDNVAPAVYGGMTVSWTEDGQSEIVQGEVVNTGFRSVNYLVDAGVHASIFVPDYELSTAQARAALLNTVPFADAVFNVSRMGLLIGAMNPSALAGEQDPNELLFTATQDKLHQSYRAPLMKPSAELIDLLREHGYAAAVSGAGPCVCVLHNGDASDDLNQIAAAQLASGHWRVLHLNVDTQGVQVARL